One Brassica napus cultivar Da-Ae chromosome A1, Da-Ae, whole genome shotgun sequence genomic region harbors:
- the LOC125577090 gene encoding vacuolar-processing enzyme delta-isozyme-like, giving the protein MSYFLHPQTQTLIRKRLKEIFYINELYTTVFKNINRKRKKKQFFRSLITTMSFLGHLQVLVFLYALLLFSAESRKTQLFDTESSADDGAEHENYGDKVDARDIPLLYLETKIQNAPVGSPQRQEAQKNLLEEINHRKQIDQNIIEILRLSLKKTDVLDLLTSTRTTGQPVVDDWDCYKTLVKSFKNQCGAKMEYDMKYAGALANICNMGVDVKKSVAAIEEACAH; this is encoded by the exons ATGAGTTACTTTTTGCATCCACAGACTCAAACTTTAATACGCAAACGACTCAAagaaattttctatataaacgagTTATATACTACGGTATTCAAGAACATCAACcgcaagagaaaaaaaaaacagttcttTAGAAGTCTTATTACGACAATGTCTTTTCTTGGTCATTTACaagttcttgtttttctttatgcTCTGCTTCTTTTCTCAGCAGAATCTCGCAAAACCCAACTATTTGATACAGAATCTAGCGCTGATGATGGTGCTGAACACGAAAACTACGGGGATAAG GTCGATGCGCGAGATATCCCTCTGTTATATCTCGAGACGAAG ATTCAAAACGCTCCTGTGGGGTCACCTCAAAGACAAGAAGCTCAGAAGAATCTGCTTGAGGAAATAAATCACAGGAAACAAATCGATCAGAACATTATAGAGATTCTTAGACTTTCACTCAAAAAAACCGATGTCTTAGATCTCTTAACTTCCACAAGAACAACAGGACAACCTGTTGTAGATGATTGGGACTGCTACAAGACTCTG GTTAAAAGTTTCAAGAATCAATGTGGAGCAAAGATGGAATACGATATGAAGTATGCAGGAGCACTTGCCAATATCTGCAATATGGGAGTGGATGTGAAGAAAAGTGTTGCAGCTATTGAAGAAGCTTGTGCCCATTAA
- the LOC125577740 gene encoding vacuolar-processing enzyme delta-isozyme-like yields the protein MSFLGHFQIFLFLYALLLLSAQSRKTEHDTESSDDGAEGQRWAVLVAGSKEYENYRHQAEICHAYQILRKGGLKDENIIVFMFDDIALNPKNPKRGVIINRPGGEDVYQGVPKDYTGEAVNVENFLNVILGNKSGVTGGSGKVVKSGPNDNIFIYYADHGATGFISMPTGEALYAEDFIKVLERMHLLKDTRRWYALITHVIYIEACESGSMFEGLLKTNLNIYAVTASNAKDSSYGIYCGDTYPPSPPEYNGLCLGDEFSVSWLEDSELHDMRKETLKQQYQVVKRRTRSSHVCRFGSEELLKDYLVSYIGTNPENKNFSLASLTASQISNLSWSIHVRYLCYISRRR from the exons ATGTCTTTTCTTGgccattttcaaatttttctttttctttatgctTTGCTTCTTCTCTCAGCACAATCTCGCAAAACCGAACATGATACAGAATCTAGTGACGATGGTGCAGAAGGACAACGATGGGCGGTTCTAGTGGCTGGTTCTAAAGAATATGAAAACTATAGGCATcag GCTGAAATATGCCATGCGTATCAGATACTGCGTAAAGGAGGTCTAAAAGATGAAAACATAATAGTGTTTATGTTTGATGACATTGCCTTAAATCCTAAGAATCCCAAGCGTGGAGTAATCATTAACAGACCCGGGGGAGAGGATGTTTATCAAGGAGTTCCTAAG GACTACACGGGAGAAGCTGTGAATGTAGAGAACTTTTTAAATGTGATACTTGGAAACAAGAGTGGCGTCACAGGAGGAAGTGGAAAAGTTGTGAAAAGTGGTCCGAATGACAATATATTCATCTACTATGCTGACCATGGAGCTACAGGATTTATAT CGATGCCCACTGGTGAAGCACTCTATGCAGAAGATTTCATCAAAGTCTTGGAGAGGATGCACTTGCTAAAAGATACAAGAAGATGGTATGCATTAATAACTCAT GTGATATATATTGAAGCTTGTGAATCTGGAAGCATGTTTGAAGGGCTGTTAAAGACAAATCTCAATATATACGCAGTTACTGCTTCTAATGCAAAAGATAGCAGCTATGGCATCTACTGTGGTGATACATATCCTCCTTCTCCTCCTGAGTATAATGGTCTTTGTCTCGGCGACGAATTTAGTGTCTCTTGGCTTGAGGACAG CGAACTTCATGACATGAGAAAAGAGACTTTGAAGCAGCAATACCAAGTTGTAAAGAGAAGAACAAGATCTTCTCATGTCTGCCGTTTTGGATCAGAGGAGCTTCTTAAAGACTATCTCGTCTCTTACATTGGAACCAATcctgaaaacaaaaacttcaGTCTAGCTTCATTGACTGCCTCACAAATCTCTAACCTAAGCTGGTCAATACACGTGAGATACCTCTGTTATATCTCCAGAAGAAGGTGA
- the LOC125577751 gene encoding pollen receptor-like kinase 4, whose product MRNHSVDQPGLDWPTRLKIIQGVGKGLGYLFKELPTLTIPHGHLKSSNVVLDKSFEPLLTDYALRPVMNSEQSHNLMIAYKSPEYSLKGHITKKTDVWCLGVLILELITGRFPENYLSKGYDANMSLVTWVSDMVKEKKTSDVFDKEMIGKKNCKAEMLSLLKIGLSCCEEDEERRMEMRDAVEKIERLRESDIDLEASTNVFASRLIEDDDFGHHIVSKGQTIILLHVLQEQTIVHRDLKPGNILIDPNNLSKIAKQVPEAAENVYSFGILLLDLLTSKRPTGFAYNVEQAVEQGTFKDMLDDSAVHNWPVEEALTLAKGCA is encoded by the exons ATGA GGAACCATTCTGTGGATCAACCTGGATTGGATTGGCCGACAAGGCTAAAGATTATACAAGGAGTTGGTAAGGGTTTAGGTTACTTGTTCAAGGAGCTACCAACACTAACCATCCCTCACGGTCATCTCAAGTCATCAAACGTTGTACTTGACAAATCATTTGAGCCTCTCTTAACAGACTACGCGCTAAGACCAGTGATGAACTCAGAGCAATCTCATAACCTAATGATCGCTTATAAATCTCCAGAGTACAGCTTAAAGGGACATATAACCAAGAAGACCGACGTTTGGTGCCTCGGTGTCCTGATCTTGGAGCTTATAACCGGTAGGTTTCCTGAGAATTATCTAAGTAAAGGGTACGATGCTAACATGAGCCTTGTGACTTGGGTGAGTGACATggtgaaagagaagaaaacgaGTGACGTGTTTGACAAGGAAATGATTGGGAAGAAGAACTGTAAAGCAGAGATGCTGAGCCTGTTGAAAATAGGGTTGAGCTGttgcgaagaagatgaagagaggAGGATGGAGATGAGAGATGCTGTGGAGAAGATAGAGAGGTTAAGAGAGTCGGATATTGACTTGGAAGCTTCTACCAATGTCTTTGCTTCTCGGTTGATAGAAGATGATGACTTTG GTCATCATATTGTCTCCAAAGGACAAACTATCATCCTCCTCCATGTTCTCCAAGAACAAACGATAGTGCACCGTGATCTGAAACCAGGAAACATTTTGATTGACCCGAACAATCTAAGCAAAATCGCCAAACAAGTCCCTGAAGCTGCAGAGAACGTCTACTCCTTTGGTATCTTGCTTCTCGACCTGCTCACATCGAAAAGACCTACTGGTTTTGCTTACAACGTTGAGCAAGCGGTGGAGCAAGGGACATTCAAGGATATGTTAGACGACTCAGCAGTTCATAACTGGCCAGTGGAGGAAGCTTTAACTTTGGCAAAAGGTTGCGCTTAA
- the LOC125577093 gene encoding ubiquitin-conjugating enzyme E2 19-like: MAAVNGYQGNTPAETTPAATGSKQPAPPAKTVDSQSVLKRLQSELMGLMMGGDPGVSAFPEEDNIFCWKGTITGSNDTVFEGTEYRLSLAFSNDYPFKPPKVKFETCCFHPNVDLYGNICLDILQDKWSSAYDVRTILLSIQSLLGEPNISSPLNNQAAQLWSNQEEYRKMVEKLYKPLNP; the protein is encoded by the exons ATGGCGGCGGTAAATGGATACCAAGGAAATACTCCGGCGGAGACAACCCCGGCAGCCACCGGATCGAAACAACCTGCTCCTCCGGCTAAAACCGTCGATAGCCAATCCGTTCTCAAAAG GCTGCAATCTGAACTTATGGGCTTAATG ATGGGAGGTGATCCGGGGGTATCTGCTTTCCCAGAGGAAGACAACATATTCTGCTGGAAAGGAACAATCACAGGAAGCAATGATACTGTTTTTGAAGGAACAGAGTACAGACTCTCACTCGCTTTCTCCAACGATTATCCTTTCAAACCTCCCAAAGTTAAGTTCGAGACTTGCTGCTTCCATCCCAATGTGGATCTCTATGGCAATATTTGCTTGGACATTCTTCAG GATAAATGGTCATCGGCCTACGATGTGAGGACGATATTGCTCTCGATTCAAAGCCTTCTCGGAG AACCGAACATCAGCTCGCCATTgaacaatcaagcagctcagcTTTGGAGCAATCAAGAAG agtataggaagatggttgaGAAGCTCTACAAACCTTTGAACCCATGA
- the LOC125577088 gene encoding vacuolar-processing enzyme delta-isozyme-like: MSFLGHFQIFLFLYALLLLSAQSRKTEHDTESSDDGAEGQRWAVLVAGSKEYENYRHQAEICHAYQILRKGGLKDENIIVFMFDDIALNPKNPKRGVIINRPGGEDVYQGVPKDYTGEAVNVENFLNVILGNKSGVTGGSGKVVKSGPNDNIFIYYADHGATGFISMPTGEALYAEDFIKVLERMHLLKRYKKMVIYIEACESGSMFEGLLKTNLNIYAVTASNAKDSSYGIYCGDTYPPSPPEYNGLCLGDEFSVSWLEDSELHDMRKETLKQQYQVVKRRTRSSHVCRFGSEELLKDYLVSYIGTNPENKNFSLASLTASQISNLSLVNTREIPLLYLQKKIQNAPVRSPERQEAQKNLLDEMNHRKQIDQNIIEILRVSLNQTNVLDLLTSTRTTGQSLVDDWDCFKTLVKSFKNQCGAKMEYGMKYAGALANICNMGVDVKQHVSAIEQACAH, from the exons ATGTCTTTTCTTGgccattttcaaatttttctttttctttatgctTTGCTTCTTCTCTCAGCACAATCTCGCAAAACCGAACATGATACAGAATCTAGTGACGATGGTGCAGAAGGACAACGATGGGCGGTTCTAGTGGCTGGTTCTAAAGAATATGAAAACTATAGGCATcag GCTGAAATATGCCATGCGTATCAGATACTGCGTAAAGGAGGTCTAAAAGATGAAAACATAATAGTGTTTATGTTTGATGACATTGCCTTAAATCCTAAGAATCCCAAGCGTGGAGTAATCATTAACAGACCCGGGGGAGAGGATGTTTATCAAGGAGTTCCTAAG GACTACACGGGAGAAGCTGTGAATGTAGAGAACTTTTTAAATGTGATACTTGGAAACAAGAGTGGCGTCACAGGAGGAAGTGGAAAAGTTGTGAAAAGTGGTCCGAATGACAATATATTCATCTACTATGCTGACCATGGAGCTACAGGATTTATAT CGATGCCCACTGGTGAAGCACTCTATGCAGAAGATTTCATCAAAGTCTTGGAGAGGATGCACTTGCTAAAAAGATACAAGAAGATG GTGATATATATTGAAGCTTGTGAATCTGGAAGCATGTTTGAAGGGCTGTTAAAGACAAATCTCAATATATACGCAGTTACTGCTTCTAATGCAAAAGATAGCAGCTATGGCATCTACTGTGGTGATACATATCCTCCTTCTCCTCCTGAGTATAATGGTCTTTGTCTCGGCGACGAATTTAGTGTCTCTTGGCTTGAGGACAG CGAACTTCATGACATGAGAAAAGAGACTTTGAAGCAGCAATACCAAGTTGTAAAGAGAAGAACAAGATCTTCTCATGTCTGCCGTTTTGGATCAGAGGAGCTTCTTAAAGACTATCTCGTCTCTTACATTGGAACCAATcctgaaaacaaaaacttcaGTCTAGCTTCATTGACTGCCTCACAAATCTCTAACCTAAGCTTGGTCAATACACGTGAGATACCTCTGTTATATCTCCAGAAGAAG ATTCAAAACGCTCCTGTGAGGTCACCTGAAAGACAAGAAGCTCAGAAGAATCTGCTTGACGAAATGAATCATAGGAAACAAATCGATCAGAACATTATAGAGATTCTGAGAGTTTCACTTAACCAAACCAATGTCCTAGATCTCTTGACTTCCACAAGAACAACAGGACAATCTCTTGTAGATGATTGGGACTGTTTCAAGACTCTG GTTAAGAGTTTCAAGAATCAGTGTGGAGCAAAGATGGAATACGGTATGAAGTATGCAGGAGCACTTGCAAATATTTGCAATATGGGAGTCGATGTGAAGCAACATGTATCAGCTATTGAACAAGCTTGTGCCCATTAA
- the LOC106379585 gene encoding pollen receptor-like kinase 4 codes for MLTWESQVRLASNTALTKKLAFITFLIIGLCPAIMVMSQEHKVVPGSDADSLLRFKDTLANASVISSWDPSTAPCKRKSSNWFGVLCFAGHVWGLQLEGMGLTGKLDLEPLTPIKDLRTLSFMNNNFDGAMPSVKKLVSLKSLYLSNNRFTGEIPADAFEGMHHLKKLLLANNAFRGNVPSSLASLPLLLEVRLNGNQFQGAIPDFKQKDLKLASFENNDLEGPIPESLRNMDPGSFAGNKDLCDPPLSSCSGDSWFFLDPPSTSTEKKSKSNSFYTIAIVLIVIGVILVIISFVVCVFHTRKQKCLSAYPSAGQDRTYKYSYDQPADTERAAESVTSYTTKRVTVPDQDKLLFLQEDIQRFDLQDLLRASAEVLGSGCFGASYKAGISSGKTLVVKRYKHMNNVGRDEFHEHIRRLGKLSHPNLLPLVAYYYRREEKLLIAEFMPNRSLASHLHGNHSVDQPGLDWPTRLKIIQGVGKGLGYLFKELPTLTIPHGHLKSSNVVLDKSFEPLLTDYALRPVMNSEQSHNLMIAYKSPEYSLKGHITKKTDVWCLGVLILELITGRFPENYLSKGYDANMSLVTWVSDMVKEKKTSDVFDKEMIGKKNCKAEMLSLLKIGLSCCEEDEERRMEMRDAVEKIERLRESDIDLEASTNVFASRLIEDDDFGFAVNR; via the exons ATGCTAACTTGGGAGAGCCAGGTTAGGCTTGCAAGCAACACCGCCTTGACGAAGAAACTAGCCTTCATCACATTCCTCATCATTGGGTTATGTCCAGCCATAATGGTCATGTCTCAGGAGCACAAGGTTGTGCCAGGCTCAGACGCAGATTCCCTCTTGAGATTCAAAGACACTTTAGCGAATGCTTCTGTCATTAGCAGTTGGGATCCTTCAACCGCGCCTTGTAAGCGAAAGTCATCAAACTGGTTCGGTGTTCTCTGCTTTGCCGGACATGTTTGGGGTCTACAACTTGAAGGAATGGGTTTAACCGGGAAGCTAGACCTTGAACCATTGACTCCTATCAAGGACCTAAGAACCTTAAGCTTCATGAACAACAATTTCGACGGTGCAATGCCATCTGTCAAGAAACTCGTCTCGTTGAAGTCATTGTACTTGTCTAACAACAGGTTTACAGGGGAGATACCCGCGGACGCGTTTGAAGGTATGCATCATTTGAAAAAGCTTTTGCTGGCGAACAACGCCTTTCGCGggaacgtcccttcttctttagCTTCTTTGCCATTGCTTTTAGAGGTGAGGCTGAATGGGAACCAGTTCCAAGGGGCGATACCTGATTTTAAACAGAAAGATCTTAAGTTAGCTAGCTTCGAGAACAATGACCTCGAGGGACCTATACCCGAAAGCCTACGTAACATGGATCCTGGCTCTTTTGCAG GGAACAAGGACTTGTGTGATCCTCCACTAAGCTCATGCTCAGGGGATTCATGGTTTTTTCTGGATCCTCCTTCTACTTCCAcggagaagaagagcaagagcAACTCTTTCTACACAATTGCAATCGTTTTGATTGTCATTGGTGTAATACTAGTGATCATCTCCTTTGTGGTTTGTGTCTTTCACACCAGAAAACAGAAGTGCTTGTCGGCTTATCCATCCGCGGGGCAAGACAGGACATATAAATACAGTTATGATCAACCCGCGGACACGGAGAGAGCCGCGGAGTCTGTTACTAGCTACACTACTAAGAGAGTAACAGTACCGGACCAGGACAAGCTCTTGTTTCTGCAAGAAGACATTCAGAGATTCGACCTTCAAGATCTTCTAAGAGCTTCTGCTGAAGTACTTGGGAGTGGATGCTTTGGTGCTTCTTACAAAGCCGGGATAAGTAGCGGCAAGACGCTGGTCGTGAAGAGGTATAAACATATGAACAACGTGGGAAGAGATGAGTTTCATGAGCATATAAGAAGGTTAGGGAAGCTGAGTCATCCGAATCTGTTACCTCTTGTGGCTTACTATTACCGTAGAGAAGAGAAGCTTTTGATCGCTGAGTTCATGCCTAACCGTAGCTTGGCAAGCCATCTTCACG GGAACCATTCTGTGGATCAACCTGGATTGGATTGGCCGACAAGGCTAAAGATTATACAAGGAGTTGGTAAGGGTTTAGGTTACTTGTTCAAGGAGCTACCAACACTAACCATCCCTCACGGTCATCTCAAGTCATCAAACGTTGTACTTGACAAATCATTTGAGCCTCTCTTAACAGACTACGCGCTAAGACCAGTGATGAACTCAGAGCAATCTCATAACCTAATGATCGCTTATAAATCTCCAGAGTACAGCTTAAAGGGACATATAACCAAGAAGACCGACGTTTGGTGCCTCGGTGTCCTGATCTTGGAGCTTATAACCGGTAGGTTTCCTGAGAATTATCTAAGTAAAGGGTACGATGCTAACATGAGCCTTGTGACTTGGGTGAGTGACATggtgaaagagaagaaaacgaGTGACGTGTTTGACAAGGAAATGATTGGGAAGAAGAACTGTAAAGCAGAGATGCTGAGCCTGTTGAAAATAGGGTTGAGCTGttgcgaagaagatgaagagaggAGGATGGAGATGAGAGATGCTGTGGAGAAGATAGAGAGGTTAAGAGAGTCGGATATTGACTTGGAAGCTTCTACCAATGTCTTTGCTTCTCGGTTGATAGAAGATGATGACTTTGGTTTTGCGGTGAATCGATGA